The bacterium sequence ACGACCATTCCGGGCATGACCATGATGACCACGACGACCATTCCGGCCATGACCACCACGGCCACGGCCACCACGGGCATGGCCATGGGCACGGAGGCCATGACCACTCCCATGACCTGCGAGGCGTCAGCAAGCGCGCTCTGACCATCGCGCTGATCCTCATAGCCGGTTTCATGTTCGCCGAGGTCATCGGCGGCGTTCTCACGAAGAGCCTGGCTCTGCTGTCGGACGCCGGTCATATGGTCTCCGACGCCATGTCGATCGCCCTCGCCCTGGTAGCCCTTCGCTTCGCGGAGCGAGAGGCCACGGTAGAACGCACCTACGGCTACCAACGTCTGGAGGCCCTCGCCGCCATGGTGAACGCCCTCACCCTCTGGGTCGTCGGTTTCTGGGTGCTACTCGAGGCCTATCACCGGATACAGGACGTCCCGGAGGTGGAAGGGGTCGGCATGCTCATCGTGGGCGTGCTGGGGTTGCTGGTCAATGTGGCGGCGGCGTGGGTGCTCCATCGTTCCGCCAAGGACAGCATCAACGTAGAGGGCGCCTTCCAGCATGTCATGGCCGACCTGCTGGGGTCCGTAGGTGTGGTCATTTCGGGCATCGTCATCATTACGACCGGATGGAACACGATCGATCCCATCCTCAGCGTGGTCATCGCGCTACTGATCCTCCGGAGCGCCTGGCCGCTGTCGGTCAAGGTTTTCCACGTTCTGGTGGATTCTGTTCCGGCGGACATCGATGTCTACAAGTTGGGGAGCGATCTGGAGGTCGAGGGGGTCACCCTGATCCACGACATCCATGTCCGGGCCGTCAGCTCGGATGAGACGACGTTCTCCGGCCACATCATGATCGACCCGGATTACGAAGGAGACACCAACGAGTTGCTTCGCCGGCTCCGCGACATCATCAAGGGACACGGCATCAACCACATCACCATCCAGGTCGACAAGACCATGTCACCAAGTGGCGAGTTGGGCTGCGAGGAGAACCACCACGTCAACTACTTGGCAGCGCGATCGAGAACCCGACCGTAGCCCTCGGTCAGGTGGCTCCTGGTCGGGTGGTTACCAACAGCAACGACCCGACCAGCAACCGGCAACTACCAACTAGGGCTACTCGTCGTCGAAGTTCTCCGGCATGAGGACGAACTCGGGATAGGACTCCATACCGAGTTCGGCCACGTCCTGGCCCATCTGCTCGGCCTGTACGGATACCCGCAGCCCGATGGTCCGCGCGATGAGGGTCCAGACCGCCCAAGAGACGGCGAACACGAACGCTCCGACCGAAACGATCCCGAGCAGCTGTACCCCGAAGCTGGCGTCGGCATTGTCGATGGTGGCGGCCAGGGTTCCCCAGATACCGCAGACGAGGTGGGCGGGAATCGCTCC is a genomic window containing:
- a CDS encoding cation diffusion facilitator family transporter; translated protein: MFAEVIGGVLTKSLALLSDAGHMVSDAMSIALALVALRFAEREATVERTYGYQRLEALAAMVNALTLWVVGFWVLLEAYHRIQDVPEVEGVGMLIVGVLGLLVNVAAAWVLHRSAKDSINVEGAFQHVMADLLGSVGVVISGIVIITTGWNTIDPILSVVIALLILRSAWPLSVKVFHVLVDSVPADIDVYKLGSDLEVEGVTLIHDIHVRAVSSDETTFSGHIMIDPDYEGDTNELLRRLRDIIKGHGINHITIQVDKTMSPSGELGCEENHHVNYLAARSRTRP